GTTCCACTTCGGCGGCCGCGTCGCCCCACGACACGGGAGCCGCGGGAATGCCGTAAACCTGCGCCGTCACCGCATCGAGGAACAGGAATTCGCTGGCCGGCGCGCGGGCGGCGGTGGCGGCGAAGCGCTGGTGGACCGTCGTCATGCTCAGATGAACAGCTGCACGGCCGGCAACGCGGCGTCGGGGTTGAGGAGGTTCACGCGCTTGAGCGTCATGCGCAGCGCGCCGTCCTGCACGGTCATGTGGTGCAGGAAGTGGCCCACGTAGAACTGCAGTTCGTCGCCTTGCGACTCGGTGTAGTGGAACTCGGTGCGCACGACGTAGTTGTTGGACGCCGCATCGAAACTTTCGACTGTCGGCGTCTGCAGCAGGTGGTGGCAGCGGCTGGGCGGCTGCTGCGAGAAGGCGCGCGGGCTCTTCAGGCGCTCGATGCGCAGTTCGCGCAGCAGCTTGTCCTCGTACATGTGCGAGGTGTGGTTGATGCCGTCTTCCTGGTCCGGCACCAGCGGCACCCAGTAGAAGGCGTCGTCGGTGAAGAGCGCGTTCCAT
The sequence above is a segment of the Ramlibacter agri genome. Coding sequences within it:
- a CDS encoding aromatic-ring-hydroxylating dioxygenase subunit beta is translated as MTEPTRQDLIDFVVRESRLLDERKYEEWNALFTDDAFYWVPLVPDQEDGINHTSHMYEDKLLRELRIERLKSPRAFSQQPPSRCHHLLQTPTVESFDAASNNYVVRTEFHYTESQGDELQFYVGHFLHHMTVQDGALRMTLKRVNLLNPDAALPAVQLFI